From Acidobacteriota bacterium, the proteins below share one genomic window:
- a CDS encoding arginase family protein: MRRLIALVLAALLLGPPLIHAQRYTGSDGRLRVALVKQPFSPTGTSAGSNTMANGGIQQVLAGMGAVVRVSEAALTADEATEYGGWKRLGMALGHFADVVAKNEREGYFTVGLLATCPSMPGLVAGLQHSGPTREPLKIGMLWLDAHPDFNTPETTRSGSLGGMPVAVATGRALQRLRMDAHLDPPLSDQHIVMGGVRLTDPLEQHLLDQSFIEQLSVDDLRKMTSAVFTQLDRLSRLTDKLYVHIDMDVLDPREVMGHGNKVPNGPSSEQLAALFETIFSRYPKASAIGFATIPATDEGGLSLSAVNRMIAGAIRGVKARENRR, encoded by the coding sequence ATGCGAAGACTGATCGCTCTGGTGCTGGCCGCTCTGCTTCTGGGACCGCCGCTGATCCACGCGCAGCGCTACACCGGTTCGGATGGCCGGTTGCGCGTGGCCCTGGTCAAGCAGCCCTTCTCTCCGACCGGAACTTCAGCGGGATCCAACACAATGGCCAACGGCGGTATCCAGCAGGTTCTCGCCGGCATGGGCGCGGTGGTGCGAGTTTCGGAAGCGGCGCTCACTGCGGACGAGGCTACGGAGTATGGCGGGTGGAAACGGCTTGGAATGGCGCTGGGTCACTTCGCCGATGTCGTGGCGAAGAACGAGCGGGAGGGATACTTCACGGTTGGTCTGCTGGCGACGTGTCCATCCATGCCGGGTCTCGTCGCGGGGCTGCAGCATTCGGGGCCGACGCGCGAGCCGCTCAAGATCGGTATGCTCTGGCTCGACGCGCACCCGGACTTCAACACGCCGGAGACCACGCGCAGCGGATCACTGGGGGGAATGCCGGTGGCTGTGGCGACAGGCCGGGCGCTGCAGCGGCTTCGCATGGACGCGCACCTCGATCCGCCTCTCTCGGATCAACACATCGTGATGGGCGGCGTGCGCCTGACCGATCCGCTTGAACAGCATCTGCTTGACCAATCGTTCATCGAGCAGCTCAGCGTCGACGACCTGCGCAAGATGACGTCGGCGGTGTTCACACAACTCGATCGGCTCAGTCGCCTCACCGACAAGCTCTACGTGCATATCGATATGGACGTGCTCGATCCGCGGGAGGTAATGGGGCACGGAAACAAAGTACCGAATGGTCCGTCGAGCGAGCAGTTGGCTGCGTTGTTCGAGACGATCTTCAGCCGCTACCCGAAGGCGTCGGCGATCGGGTTCGCGACGATTCCGGCGACCGACGAAGGAGGACTGTCTCTGTCGGCGGTGAACCGGATGATCGCCGGCGCGATTCGAGGCGTGAAGGCCCGCGAGAATCGGAGGTAG
- a CDS encoding DUF3224 domain-containing protein: MTKHASGTFEVKMNPQAPEDNVGDPTVGRMSLDKQFHGDLEATSKGQMLAAGTDVNGSAGYVAMERVKGTLHGHSGTFALQHSGTMTRGAPQLSITVVPDSGTGELVGLAGKLTINIVDGKHSYDFEYTLAKSQ; this comes from the coding sequence GTGACGAAGCATGCAAGCGGAACGTTTGAAGTGAAGATGAATCCTCAGGCGCCGGAAGACAACGTCGGAGACCCAACCGTGGGCAGGATGTCTCTCGACAAGCAGTTCCACGGCGATCTCGAAGCTACCAGCAAAGGCCAAATGCTCGCCGCCGGAACGGACGTCAATGGCTCGGCTGGTTACGTCGCGATGGAGCGGGTCAAAGGAACTCTGCATGGTCACAGCGGAACCTTCGCACTGCAGCACAGTGGCACGATGACGCGCGGCGCGCCGCAACTCAGCATCACTGTCGTACCCGATTCCGGCACAGGTGAGCTCGTTGGGCTCGCCGGCAAGTTGACGATCAACATCGTAGACGGGAAGCACTCTTACGACTTCGAGTACACGCTCGCCAAATCCCAATGA
- a CDS encoding ABC transporter permease, producing MIDWREEIRQRLTMLKLEPMRETEIVHELSQHLEDRYAELLAGGASQDQASRAALAELNESETLHRELRRLTKPIRVEPVVLGAGRKNMIADFWQDLRYGLRLLAKDPGFTTIALLTVALGIGANTAIFSVFNAVLLRPLPYPEADRLVWVTEHHEQIPTRWVSYPNFLDWRGHSQAFEAMATIRGWQMTLTGDGEAQSVSARMVTSDYFRVMRAQPMLGRDFSGDEDKYGAPRVAMLSHAFWQAQFGGDPDIAGRTITLDNQPFTVAGVMPQQFRHQGPPALWVLTEQYAEPGSGWFNRSHRVAGNVVARLKRGVTIEQARAEMKSIEEQLSGEHPMHNAGNTIRLVTLQESIVGDTRQSLLLLFAAVGVVLLIACANVANLLLARAATRKKELAIRAALGASRGRVLRQLLLESVLMAVVGGALGLLLAKWGVDLLVRFAPEDLPRMSGVTIGWPVLGFTLALSVLTGIVFGIAPAWQSTKSDVYETLKDGGRTASDARSGRLRSAFVIAEVALAMVMLAGAGLLIKSLARLLVSDPGFNSQNVVTMRLLPREAYPSRAKLMQFYSQMFERINSLPGVEATCVLNDLPGLEPAWQNDINPEIKGEYLDIKPGDLINVDWGIITADYFKTMGIPVKQGRSFTPQEIAQAAPVMLVDEQLARQFWPEGDAVGKHIKYDNTGPIEIIGVAGDVRNYGSDVPGRIKIYTSFGRTPLPRATLAVRSAGIVTQSLIAAIKGEVQAVNRNVPIDEIATLENQLARHIAPRQFNTWLLGLFAAMAWLLAAIGIYGVMSYAVTQRTHEIGIRRALGARDPDVLKLIVRHGMKLALIGVVIGVGAAVTLSRVLTSLLFGVSATDPLTFASVAALLLVAALLACYLPARRAMKVDPMVALRYE from the coding sequence ATGATTGACTGGAGAGAAGAGATCAGACAACGCCTGACGATGTTGAAGCTCGAGCCGATGCGCGAGACCGAGATCGTCCACGAGTTGAGTCAGCACCTCGAAGACCGATATGCGGAGTTGCTCGCCGGCGGCGCGTCGCAAGACCAAGCTTCTCGCGCGGCGCTAGCGGAGTTGAATGAGAGCGAAACTCTCCATCGTGAACTGCGGCGGCTCACAAAACCCATCAGAGTCGAGCCCGTGGTCCTTGGAGCAGGGAGAAAGAACATGATTGCGGATTTCTGGCAGGACTTACGCTATGGACTTCGTCTGCTGGCGAAGGATCCCGGGTTCACGACAATCGCATTGCTGACCGTCGCGCTGGGCATCGGCGCGAACACGGCGATTTTCAGCGTGTTTAATGCGGTGCTGTTGCGCCCGCTTCCGTACCCGGAAGCTGATCGGCTGGTTTGGGTCACGGAGCACCACGAACAAATTCCGACGCGCTGGGTTTCGTATCCGAACTTTCTGGATTGGCGTGGGCACAGCCAGGCTTTTGAAGCTATGGCGACGATTCGAGGCTGGCAGATGACCCTGACCGGCGACGGCGAGGCGCAGTCGGTCAGCGCTCGGATGGTCACGTCAGATTACTTCCGGGTGATGCGCGCGCAGCCGATGTTGGGCCGCGATTTCTCCGGTGATGAAGACAAGTATGGCGCGCCTCGCGTGGCAATGCTCAGCCATGCATTCTGGCAAGCGCAATTCGGCGGCGATCCCGACATCGCCGGCAGAACTATCACGCTGGACAATCAGCCGTTCACGGTCGCCGGCGTGATGCCGCAGCAGTTCCGGCATCAGGGTCCGCCGGCCTTGTGGGTGTTGACCGAGCAGTATGCGGAACCAGGGAGCGGCTGGTTCAACCGTTCCCACCGCGTCGCCGGGAATGTAGTCGCTCGGCTCAAACGCGGCGTAACCATCGAACAGGCGCGCGCCGAGATGAAATCCATCGAAGAGCAACTGAGCGGCGAGCATCCGATGCACAACGCCGGCAACACCATCCGGCTGGTCACGTTGCAGGAGAGCATTGTCGGTGACACGCGCCAATCTCTGCTCTTGCTGTTCGCCGCGGTCGGCGTGGTGTTGCTGATTGCATGCGCCAACGTCGCCAATCTGCTGCTTGCGCGAGCGGCGACAAGAAAAAAGGAGTTGGCCATTCGCGCTGCGTTGGGCGCAAGCCGCGGGCGGGTGCTGCGTCAACTTCTGCTCGAGAGCGTGCTTATGGCGGTGGTGGGCGGCGCGCTGGGGCTGCTGCTGGCGAAGTGGGGCGTTGATCTGCTGGTGAGGTTCGCGCCCGAGGATTTGCCAAGGATGTCGGGCGTGACGATTGGCTGGCCCGTGCTCGGTTTCACGCTTGCGCTCTCGGTGCTGACCGGCATCGTCTTCGGGATCGCGCCCGCGTGGCAGAGTACGAAGTCTGATGTGTATGAGACGCTGAAAGACGGCGGCAGGACAGCGAGCGACGCGCGTAGCGGGCGGTTGCGAAGCGCATTCGTCATCGCCGAAGTCGCGCTCGCAATGGTGATGCTGGCCGGCGCGGGTCTGCTCATCAAGAGTCTCGCGCGCTTGTTAGTCTCCGATCCAGGTTTCAACTCGCAGAATGTTGTGACGATGCGATTGCTGCCGCGCGAAGCCTATCCGAGCCGCGCGAAGTTGATGCAGTTTTATTCGCAAATGTTCGAACGGATCAATTCGCTGCCCGGCGTCGAGGCGACGTGTGTGCTCAATGACCTCCCAGGCCTCGAGCCGGCCTGGCAAAACGACATCAATCCCGAAATCAAGGGCGAGTATTTGGACATCAAACCGGGCGATCTGATCAATGTTGACTGGGGCATCATCACGGCTGATTACTTCAAAACCATGGGCATCCCCGTTAAACAAGGGCGCTCCTTCACCCCGCAGGAGATCGCGCAGGCCGCCCCCGTCATGCTTGTGGACGAACAACTGGCGCGGCAGTTCTGGCCGGAGGGCGACGCGGTCGGCAAGCACATAAAGTACGACAACACCGGACCCATCGAGATCATCGGCGTCGCCGGCGACGTTCGCAATTACGGTTCTGATGTCCCGGGTAGGATCAAAATCTATACATCGTTCGGGCGCACTCCGCTGCCGCGAGCGACGCTTGCGGTTCGAAGCGCCGGCATTGTTACCCAGAGTCTGATCGCCGCGATCAAAGGCGAAGTGCAGGCAGTGAATCGGAACGTTCCGATTGACGAAATCGCTACGCTGGAAAACCAGCTTGCCCGGCACATCGCGCCGCGGCAATTCAACACGTGGCTGCTCGGACTATTCGCAGCGATGGCGTGGCTACTGGCGGCGATTGGCATCTACGGCGTGATGAGCTACGCCGTTACGCAGCGCACCCATGAGATCGGTATCCGGCGAGCGCTCGGCGCGCGCGACCCCGACGTGCTGAAGCTGATTGTGCGCCACGGCATGAAGCTGGCGTTAATTGGCGTAGTGATCGGGGTGGGTGCGGCTGTCACGTTGTCGCGGGTATTGACGAGCTTGCTGTTCGGCGTCAGCGCGACTGACCCGCTGACGTTCGCCAGCGTCGCCGCGCTGCTCTTAGTCGCGGCCTTGCTGGCCTGCTACCTCCCGGCGCGGCGAGCGATGAAGGTGGACCCCATGGTGGCGCTGCGATACGAATGA
- a CDS encoding ABC transporter permease, whose protein sequence is MPDWKHEIRRRLAELKLDPAREAEIVEELAQHLEDRYAELRSSGATQESAHLSVLAELNESELLARLRRVERLVKIDADVLGANRRNNMVEDLRQDLRYGIRMLRNNSGFTLIAVLTLALGIGVNTAIFTMFNLWFRPLPVKDPATVVNLGWLERGQSERSNFPYPDYVYFREHAQVFSGLIASTWDWALVLGSQDATEETRKVFGQFVSDNFFSALGVNTVLGRSFTPDESSTPGQHPVVILSYDFWQGRFGGDSNILGRTLRLNGQTFVVVGVTERGFGGLTFGPHALDIWLPLTMTTRLFPQDEDWFTTRASKWVRVSGRLNPGRTLEDARAEMTVLFSQLARAYPEMDPNDRVRVLPGSMFGEVEWASMGIILTATTMVLLIACANVVNLLLARAMARRKEIGIRLASRIPISWVLAAQRRCVRSGARPAGWPGPWR, encoded by the coding sequence ATGCCCGACTGGAAACATGAAATCAGACGGCGGCTGGCTGAGTTGAAACTCGACCCGGCGCGTGAGGCCGAGATCGTCGAGGAGTTGGCCCAGCACCTCGAAGACCGCTACGCAGAGTTGCGATCGAGCGGTGCGACGCAAGAGTCTGCTCATCTATCGGTGCTCGCGGAACTAAATGAGAGCGAATTGTTGGCGCGACTGCGGCGGGTCGAGCGTCTGGTCAAGATCGATGCTGACGTTTTGGGAGCAAACCGAAGGAACAATATGGTTGAAGATCTGCGTCAAGACTTACGTTATGGCATTCGGATGCTGCGAAACAACTCAGGCTTTACGTTGATCGCAGTGTTGACGCTGGCGCTGGGCATTGGTGTCAACACTGCCATCTTTACTATGTTTAACCTCTGGTTCCGTCCGTTGCCGGTCAAGGATCCCGCTACGGTCGTCAACCTTGGCTGGTTGGAGCGGGGCCAGTCGGAGCGGAGCAACTTCCCCTATCCCGACTATGTTTACTTTCGCGAGCACGCACAGGTCTTCTCCGGGCTGATCGCCAGTACCTGGGACTGGGCACTGGTCCTGGGATCTCAAGACGCCACTGAAGAAACGCGGAAGGTCTTCGGTCAATTCGTTTCTGACAACTTCTTCTCCGCACTTGGAGTCAACACCGTGCTCGGCCGCAGCTTCACGCCGGATGAGAGCAGCACTCCAGGCCAGCATCCGGTGGTGATCTTGAGCTACGACTTTTGGCAAGGGCGCTTCGGCGGGGACTCCAACATTCTCGGCCGGACGCTGCGGCTGAACGGACAAACGTTTGTGGTCGTCGGTGTGACAGAGCGCGGTTTTGGCGGTCTCACTTTCGGCCCGCATGCGCTCGACATATGGCTGCCGCTGACGATGACCACCCGACTTTTCCCTCAGGACGAAGATTGGTTTACTACGCGCGCGTCGAAGTGGGTGAGAGTGTCCGGCCGTCTCAATCCAGGCCGAACTTTGGAAGATGCTCGTGCGGAGATGACCGTGCTCTTCAGCCAGCTTGCTCGCGCCTACCCGGAAATGGACCCCAATGATCGAGTGCGTGTGCTTCCTGGATCAATGTTTGGAGAGGTCGAATGGGCGAGCATGGGAATAATTCTCACCGCGACCACGATGGTATTGCTGATTGCTTGCGCCAACGTCGTCAACCTGCTGCTGGCACGCGCGATGGCGCGACGGAAGGAGATAGGAATACGCCTGGCCAGCCGGATTCCAATCTCGTGGGTTCTCGCTGCTCAGCGCCGTTGCGTTCGGTCTGGCGCCCGCCCTGCGGGTTGGCCGGGGCCGTGGCGCTGA
- a CDS encoding ABC transporter permease, whose protein sequence is MPDWKHEIRQRLAGVSLEATRESEIVEELGQHLDDRYKELLAGGATPEESSRAALAELSESQLLAREVRQVERQVAPDPIILGSNRRSKMIADLWQNLRYGTRMWLKRPGFTFLAVLTLALGIGANTAIFSVVQAVLLRPLPFADQERLVVAWKKDAVAYNPLVEMAFAEFKDWQAQSLSFDGMAVMPTIVLGAGYVMTGRGEAVQVESSKVSGGFFGLLGANAALGRVFNESDDVLNGPKVAVLSDQLWRERFNADPNIIGQTITLTQASFSVIGVMPAQFDFPKGAELWVPFQATSRPQLLENRGAEFLQVVGRLKPGVTLPQAEAELNTIIARVAAEHPETKAEGQRVVIKPLAEHLFGNARPALWALLAATALLLMIGAANVANLLLAQASARRREFAVRAALGAGRWQIVRQLLCESGVLVVCGGATGVVLAYWLIDLLVWVAPANIPRIETVRLNSAVLLFSLLVTLVTACLAGLVPALTAARVNLNETLCEGSSKLASGGSGKRLRSSLVVAEIAITLVLLIGATLILRSFLNLSRVDLGFDPHNVLTMQLRLTGPKYTQPETRREFYRQLIERLEAEPGVVAASAVLMRPLDGEVGWETHFALAGQSPEEAGKNPVANLGVVTPHYFRTFGIPIKAGREFSAFDTPDAPLVAIINETMARRLVAPGVDPVGQRLQLDPDDPQSPWATIIGIVGDVRHREFEDERYAIYRPNTQTRHGLNHFAVRTTSDAAAFMATVRREITAIDPTQVATSVATTEQQVATHLARPRFNALLLNWLSGLAVLLAAVGIYGVVAYSVAQRTGELGIRLALGAQTKDILQLIIGENLKLVAAGVVGGLVCAAALTRLLERLLFGVSATDPLTFAVIPLLLSSVALLACWIPARRATKVDPMVALRCE, encoded by the coding sequence ATGCCCGACTGGAAACATGAAATCAGACAACGTCTCGCCGGTGTAAGTCTCGAGGCCACGCGTGAGTCCGAGATCGTCGAAGAGTTGGGCCAGCATCTCGATGATCGCTACAAAGAGTTGCTTGCCGGTGGGGCCACCCCGGAAGAATCCTCTCGCGCGGCGCTCGCGGAATTGAGTGAGAGCCAATTGCTGGCGCGAGAAGTGCGGCAGGTCGAGCGACAGGTAGCCCCGGACCCAATCATTCTCGGCTCGAACAGGAGAAGCAAAATGATCGCAGACCTTTGGCAAAACTTGCGCTATGGCACGCGGATGTGGCTGAAGAGACCGGGCTTCACGTTCCTTGCGGTGCTGACGCTGGCGCTGGGGATCGGCGCGAATACGGCGATCTTCAGCGTCGTTCAGGCGGTCTTGCTGCGTCCGTTACCCTTCGCCGATCAGGAGCGGCTGGTCGTCGCGTGGAAGAAGGACGCGGTGGCGTATAACCCGCTGGTCGAGATGGCGTTCGCTGAATTCAAGGATTGGCAGGCGCAGAGCCTCAGCTTCGATGGAATGGCGGTGATGCCGACGATTGTCCTGGGCGCCGGTTACGTGATGACGGGCCGGGGCGAAGCGGTGCAAGTCGAAAGCTCGAAAGTGAGCGGCGGGTTCTTTGGGTTGTTGGGTGCAAACGCCGCGCTCGGCCGCGTCTTCAATGAAAGCGATGATGTGCTGAATGGGCCGAAGGTGGCAGTGCTGAGCGATCAACTGTGGCGGGAACGGTTCAATGCTGACCCCAACATCATCGGGCAAACGATCACGCTGACGCAGGCGAGCTTCAGCGTTATCGGAGTGATGCCGGCGCAGTTCGACTTTCCGAAGGGCGCAGAGTTGTGGGTCCCGTTTCAAGCGACATCTAGGCCACAGCTTCTCGAAAATCGCGGGGCCGAGTTTCTGCAAGTCGTCGGCAGGCTCAAACCGGGTGTGACGTTGCCGCAAGCTGAAGCTGAATTGAACACGATCATCGCGCGTGTGGCGGCGGAGCACCCCGAGACCAAAGCCGAGGGGCAACGCGTCGTAATCAAGCCGCTGGCCGAGCATCTGTTTGGCAATGCGCGCCCGGCGTTGTGGGCATTGCTGGCGGCGACGGCGTTGCTGTTGATGATCGGTGCGGCCAACGTCGCCAACCTGTTGCTGGCGCAAGCGTCGGCGCGGCGCCGCGAATTTGCCGTGCGTGCGGCGTTGGGCGCTGGACGCTGGCAGATCGTGCGGCAACTGCTGTGCGAAAGCGGCGTGCTGGTTGTGTGCGGCGGAGCGACCGGTGTTGTGCTGGCGTACTGGTTGATTGATTTGCTGGTCTGGGTCGCGCCCGCCAACATCCCCCGCATCGAAACGGTCAGGCTCAATTCCGCCGTGCTGCTTTTCAGTTTGCTGGTAACGTTGGTGACGGCGTGTTTGGCGGGACTAGTGCCTGCGCTGACGGCGGCACGCGTCAATCTCAACGAAACGCTCTGTGAAGGCAGCAGCAAGTTGGCGAGCGGGGGTTCGGGCAAACGCTTACGCAGTTCGCTGGTGGTCGCCGAGATCGCGATCACACTGGTCTTGCTGATCGGGGCAACGTTGATTCTTCGTAGCTTCCTCAATTTGAGCCGAGTTGATCTGGGTTTCGATCCGCACAATGTGTTGACGATGCAATTGCGGCTTACCGGACCAAAGTATACCCAACCGGAAACGCGGCGCGAGTTTTACCGGCAATTGATTGAACGGTTGGAAGCGGAGCCCGGTGTGGTCGCCGCCAGCGCCGTGTTGATGCGCCCACTGGATGGGGAGGTCGGTTGGGAAACACACTTTGCGCTGGCCGGGCAGTCGCCCGAAGAGGCCGGCAAAAACCCGGTGGCCAACCTCGGGGTCGTCACGCCGCATTACTTCCGCACCTTCGGCATTCCGATCAAAGCGGGCCGCGAATTCTCAGCCTTCGACACGCCCGATGCGCCTCTCGTCGCGATCATCAACGAAACGATGGCGCGCCGCCTGGTTGCTCCCGGCGTTGATCCGGTGGGACAGCGCCTTCAACTTGATCCCGATGATCCGCAATCGCCCTGGGCGACGATCATCGGCATTGTGGGCGACGTGCGTCACCGCGAGTTCGAAGATGAGCGTTACGCCATTTACCGTCCCAATACCCAGACACGTCACGGCCTGAATCATTTTGCCGTGCGCACGACTAGCGATGCGGCCGCTTTCATGGCAACAGTGCGCCGCGAAATCACAGCGATTGATCCGACGCAGGTCGCCACGAGCGTCGCGACGACAGAACAGCAGGTCGCAACGCATCTGGCACGCCCGCGCTTCAATGCACTGTTGTTGAACTGGCTGTCAGGATTGGCTGTGTTGCTGGCAGCGGTCGGGATTTACGGCGTCGTCGCCTATTCGGTTGCGCAGCGCACGGGAGAACTCGGCATCCGGCTGGCGCTCGGTGCGCAGACTAAAGACATTCTTCAACTCATCATTGGCGAGAACCTGAAACTCGTCGCGGCGGGCGTTGTTGGAGGATTGGTTTGTGCTGCTGCTTTGACACGGTTGCTGGAAAGGCTGCTGTTTGGTGTGAGCGCGACCGACCCGTTGACCTTCGCCGTGATTCCGCTGCTGCTGTCGAGCGTGGCGCTGCTAGCCTGCTGGATTCCGGCACGGCGAGCGACAAAGGTAGATCCGATGGTTGCGCTGCGCTGCGAGTGA
- a CDS encoding ABC transporter permease — translation MPEWKPDIRKRLASLSLEPARENEIVEEFAQHLEDRYQEMLAGGASHEEADRAARTELSDPQLLVRELNRLERQTGTEPFALGTRRNNMLGSLWQDLRYGLRLIRKNPGFSAVVVLTLAVGIGANTAIFSVVNAVMLRSLPFKDPDRLVRLNESNPERGWPTFSVSHPNFLDWRDQNQTFEAMAATTGASVNLGAAGEVEVVRGSAVTVDFLTVLGTSPLMGRNFLPEEDKPGGNTRVVMLTYGSWQKRFGGDRDVVGKTLTLNDNIFTIVGVLPESFGWSSGSNFEILMPLAPDPARPRGDHRLLVIGKLKEGVSREQALSDLNTIAARLADQYPESNKGWMVAGQSFYDWMIPEPIRRSLLLFLGAVGFVLLIACSNVANLMLARATARQKEISIRIALGASRLRIASQLLVEALSLAMISGLAGLGVAWLATKALKALDSGDVPRLDELSMDGRVLGFSLLISLVTGVLFGLAPAIHAARTNLNEMLKEGGRSVTGGRVRQRIRNLLVTVEVGLSVALLVSAGLLLRSFWRLQDVNPGFKADHLLTMRINLPRTRYQDNAPAWGFYKRLVEETGAVPGIQSVGVTSGMPMGGGNTATQIQIEGKPPAPDGSKPSADWRIVSPGYFATMGIPLRGREFDERDTEDSQPVTIISEEMARRYWPDEDAIGKLVVLFSFSNKPCTIVGVAGDVRSLALDSDPNPMVYVATGIAATWNPMNLVIRTSGEPAAQVSAVRSTLGSIDPNVPVYDARTMDELLSNSLGSRRFTMFLLGAFAAVALLLACVGLFGVMAYLVSQRTHEIGVRLALGARPRDVFRLIIGRGMALASVGSVLGLAGAWAIGRFLESMLYQIKPSDPITLASAPLLLLAVALLACYVPARRAMRVDPMVALRYE, via the coding sequence GTGCCTGAGTGGAAGCCGGACATCAGAAAGCGGCTGGCCAGCCTGAGTCTCGAGCCGGCACGCGAAAATGAAATCGTCGAGGAGTTTGCTCAGCACCTCGAAGACCGCTACCAGGAGATGTTGGCCGGCGGCGCGTCCCATGAAGAAGCAGATCGCGCGGCTCGGACCGAACTAAGCGACCCTCAGTTGCTGGTAAGGGAACTCAATCGCCTCGAGCGGCAAACCGGTACTGAACCCTTCGCGTTGGGAACGAGGAGAAACAATATGCTCGGAAGTCTTTGGCAAGATCTACGCTATGGGCTACGACTGATTCGTAAGAACCCCGGCTTTTCGGCAGTGGTCGTGTTGACGCTCGCCGTGGGAATAGGCGCGAACACTGCAATCTTCAGCGTCGTGAACGCGGTCATGTTGCGGTCGCTGCCTTTCAAGGATCCCGACCGCCTCGTTCGGCTCAACGAAAGCAATCCCGAACGCGGTTGGCCGACCTTCAGCGTCTCTCATCCCAACTTCCTTGACTGGAGAGATCAGAACCAGACGTTCGAGGCAATGGCGGCGACCACCGGCGCCAGCGTTAATCTGGGAGCCGCTGGAGAGGTCGAGGTTGTGCGGGGCTCAGCGGTAACCGTCGACTTTCTTACAGTGCTGGGGACTTCCCCTTTGATGGGCCGCAACTTTCTTCCCGAAGAAGACAAGCCGGGCGGCAACACACGAGTCGTCATGCTTACCTACGGGTCGTGGCAGAAGCGCTTCGGCGGAGACCGTGACGTCGTAGGCAAGACCCTCACGCTCAACGACAACATCTTTACAATCGTCGGAGTCTTACCCGAGTCATTCGGCTGGTCGAGCGGCAGCAACTTCGAGATATTGATGCCGCTGGCGCCCGACCCTGCGCGACCCCGCGGAGACCATCGCCTGCTGGTGATCGGCAAGTTGAAAGAGGGTGTATCGAGAGAGCAGGCGCTTTCCGACCTGAACACGATCGCGGCGCGGCTCGCCGATCAGTATCCTGAAAGCAACAAAGGATGGATGGTCGCGGGTCAGAGTTTTTACGACTGGATGATTCCCGAGCCGATCCGGCGTTCGCTGCTTTTGTTTCTGGGTGCAGTCGGCTTCGTGCTGCTGATAGCTTGCAGCAACGTCGCGAACCTCATGCTGGCCCGCGCTACGGCAAGGCAGAAGGAGATCTCGATACGCATCGCGCTCGGTGCGAGTCGCCTTCGAATTGCTTCCCAGTTGCTGGTCGAGGCGTTGTCGCTGGCGATGATCTCGGGACTCGCCGGGTTGGGCGTTGCCTGGCTGGCGACAAAAGCGCTCAAGGCCTTGGATTCCGGGGACGTGCCGAGACTCGACGAGCTTTCAATGGATGGACGCGTGCTCGGATTCTCGTTGCTGATTTCGTTGGTGACCGGAGTGCTCTTCGGTCTGGCTCCGGCCATTCACGCGGCGCGAACGAATCTGAACGAGATGCTTAAGGAAGGCGGAAGATCGGTGACCGGCGGCAGGGTTCGCCAACGCATCAGAAACTTGTTGGTCACCGTGGAAGTAGGGCTCTCGGTCGCGCTGCTGGTTTCCGCCGGTCTGTTGCTTCGCAGCTTCTGGCGGCTGCAGGACGTCAATCCCGGATTCAAGGCGGACCATCTCTTGACGATGCGCATCAACCTTCCGCGCACCCGCTATCAAGATAACGCTCCCGCGTGGGGATTCTACAAGCGATTGGTCGAAGAGACGGGCGCGGTGCCCGGAATCCAGTCTGTCGGGGTTACGAGCGGGATGCCGATGGGCGGCGGGAACACAGCGACCCAAATCCAAATCGAAGGAAAGCCGCCTGCGCCGGACGGAAGCAAGCCTTCAGCGGACTGGCGAATTGTGAGCCCCGGATACTTCGCCACGATGGGAATCCCGCTGCGGGGCCGCGAGTTTGATGAGCGGGACACCGAGGACTCTCAGCCGGTGACCATCATCAGCGAAGAAATGGCTCGACGGTATTGGCCTGACGAAGACGCGATCGGCAAGCTCGTCGTGTTGTTCAGCTTCTCCAACAAACCTTGCACGATAGTAGGCGTTGCCGGAGACGTCAGGAGTTTGGCGTTGGATTCGGATCCGAATCCTATGGTTTACGTCGCCACCGGAATCGCGGCAACCTGGAACCCGATGAATCTGGTGATCCGCACAAGCGGCGAACCGGCGGCTCAAGTGTCCGCGGTACGTAGCACGCTTGGATCGATTGATCCAAACGTCCCGGTTTACGATGCGCGAACGATGGATGAACTGTTATCCAACTCGCTCGGCTCGCGACGCTTCACGATGTTCCTGCTCGGCGCCTTCGCGGCGGTCGCGCTGTTGTTGGCCTGCGTAGGACTGTTCGGCGTGATGGCTTACCTGGTGTCCCAGCGCACGCACGAGATAGGCGTGCGGCTTGCGCTAGGCGCGCGCCCCCGCGACGTCTTTCGGCTGATCATCGGGCGGGGAATGGCGCTGGCCTCTGTTGGATCCGTGCTAGGACTTGCGGGCGCGTGGGCGATCGGGCGCTTTCTTGAAAGCATGCTCTACCAGATAAAGCCTTCGGATCCGATCACCCTGGCGAGCGCGCCGCTTCTGCTGCTGGCTGTAGCGCTCTTGGCCTGCTACGTACCAGCTCGCCGGGCGATGAGGGTCGATCCGATGGTTGCGTTGCGATACGAGTGA